Proteins co-encoded in one Stenotrophomonas maltophilia genomic window:
- a CDS encoding structural cement protein Gp24, translating into MYEDYQSRAFAGMKGDSGDDRVESFPVGAAGLGLGLVTGTDASGVLVAGAGAKVRGISLHSHTITGAGYVQYDCASVMTKGHVWAQVAAGGAVTVDGPVSFAADGRVANAGTALPNAVFRSGIVAVTDPAGVSSNVALVELHNPFAVPPAAP; encoded by the coding sequence ATGTATGAGGACTACCAGTCCCGCGCGTTTGCGGGCATGAAGGGCGATTCGGGCGACGACCGCGTCGAATCGTTCCCGGTTGGCGCTGCTGGCCTCGGCCTCGGCCTGGTCACTGGCACGGACGCGAGCGGCGTGCTGGTCGCAGGGGCTGGCGCAAAGGTGCGCGGCATCAGCCTGCACAGCCACACCATCACCGGTGCCGGCTATGTCCAGTACGACTGCGCTTCGGTCATGACCAAGGGCCATGTCTGGGCACAGGTAGCCGCAGGTGGAGCCGTGACCGTCGACGGTCCGGTCTCCTTCGCCGCAGATGGCCGGGTGGCCAACGCTGGCACGGCCCTGCCCAACGCGGTGTTCCGCAGCGGCATCGTCGCCGTCACGGATCCGGCTGGCGTTTCGTCCAACGTCGCCCTGGTCGAGCTGCACAACCCGTTCGCGGTGCCGCCGGCCGCTCCGTAA
- a CDS encoding DUF2213 domain-containing protein: MPAQRFDRVELKATTTVEGFIQDAPILTRTGIFDYRGPDGKLRREYRPPEEVFHADSLSSYRGKPITDGHPGLVTASNAKVHTVGTLLTEGRRDGDDARGDVVIYDTAPIAAGKKELSLGYTLDIEETPGEINGKRYDAIQRNIRVNHLALVPRGRAGNARLNLDAADADTTEEDTTMTMVKVRLDSGITYDAAPEVANALQATQDALTAARSDIDKEKARADAAEAKLGDAEKAAEQIRADAAAAAKARILLEDNATKVGAAFKPDATDTEIRSAVIKKVRGDSFDLTGKTDGYIEAAYDLAVAEKGQRQDAAASQRQDLAGQRPAGINPEVRQDARSARERMIARNSGETTEE, encoded by the coding sequence ATGCCCGCACAACGCTTTGATCGGGTGGAGCTGAAGGCGACCACCACCGTCGAGGGATTCATCCAGGACGCCCCGATCCTCACCCGCACGGGCATCTTTGATTACCGAGGTCCTGACGGGAAGCTGCGCCGGGAGTACCGGCCGCCGGAAGAAGTCTTCCACGCGGATTCCCTGTCCAGCTACCGCGGCAAGCCGATCACGGACGGGCACCCCGGTCTGGTCACTGCCAGCAACGCCAAGGTGCATACCGTTGGGACTCTCCTGACCGAGGGCCGGCGGGATGGCGACGACGCGCGCGGTGACGTGGTGATCTACGACACGGCGCCCATCGCGGCCGGCAAGAAGGAACTGAGCCTGGGCTACACCCTCGACATCGAGGAGACGCCCGGCGAGATCAATGGCAAGCGCTACGACGCTATCCAGCGAAACATCAGGGTCAACCATCTGGCCCTGGTCCCCCGTGGCCGTGCGGGCAACGCCCGGCTCAATCTTGACGCGGCAGACGCCGACACTACCGAGGAAGACACCACCATGACCATGGTCAAGGTTCGCCTGGACTCCGGCATCACCTACGATGCCGCGCCCGAGGTCGCCAACGCCCTGCAGGCAACGCAGGATGCGCTCACTGCCGCCCGCTCCGACATCGACAAGGAAAAGGCCCGCGCCGATGCTGCCGAGGCCAAGCTGGGCGACGCCGAGAAGGCGGCCGAGCAGATCCGCGCCGACGCCGCTGCGGCCGCGAAGGCCCGAATCCTGCTGGAAGACAACGCCACCAAGGTCGGCGCCGCCTTCAAGCCCGACGCCACCGACACCGAGATCCGCAGCGCGGTGATCAAGAAGGTGCGCGGTGACAGCTTCGACCTGACCGGAAAGACCGACGGATACATCGAAGCCGCCTACGACTTGGCCGTCGCCGAGAAGGGCCAGCGCCAGGACGCGGCCGCCAGCCAGCGGCAGGACCTGGCCGGCCAGCGCCCCGCCGGCATCAACCCCGAAGTCCGCCAGGACGCCCGTTCCGCGCGCGAGCGCATGATCGCCCGCAACAGCGGCGAAACCACCGAGGAGTGA
- a CDS encoding phage minor head protein has translation MLTALATELTETVGPTVIRALGYRSDVADPSIDTGWYESLVQALSAATSMSSVQDQVLGPLVAEFARRTTAFNKQQFHAVLRSAYGVNILTADPDLRDLMRVWEAENLSLIKSIPTQYVEQLRGRVTAAVQSGRSLRDVAKVVRDTYDLPKHRAELIARDQIGKLNGDITQARQQGIGVEEYRWRGVLDGRERSEHVAREGKTYRWDQPPDDGHPGQPIRCRCSAEAVLPDLDDLAALIVH, from the coding sequence ATGTTGACCGCCCTCGCTACGGAGCTGACCGAGACAGTTGGCCCTACTGTTATCCGGGCCTTGGGGTATCGAAGCGACGTGGCTGATCCGTCGATCGACACCGGATGGTACGAATCACTGGTACAGGCACTGTCCGCAGCCACCTCGATGTCGTCAGTGCAGGACCAGGTGCTTGGCCCGCTGGTAGCCGAGTTCGCGCGACGCACGACCGCGTTCAACAAGCAGCAGTTCCACGCGGTGCTGCGCTCTGCGTACGGAGTCAACATCCTGACTGCCGATCCCGATCTACGGGACCTGATGCGCGTCTGGGAGGCAGAGAACCTCTCATTGATCAAGTCGATACCGACGCAGTACGTGGAGCAGCTACGCGGGCGAGTGACGGCGGCGGTCCAATCCGGCCGCAGCCTCAGGGACGTGGCCAAGGTGGTGCGCGACACCTACGACCTGCCGAAGCACCGGGCCGAGCTGATTGCTCGGGACCAAATCGGCAAGTTGAACGGCGATATCACCCAGGCCCGACAGCAAGGAATCGGGGTCGAAGAGTACCGATGGCGCGGTGTCTTGGACGGTCGGGAGCGCTCCGAACACGTGGCCCGCGAAGGAAAAACCTATCGCTGGGACCAGCCGCCAGACGACGGCCACCCGGGACAGCCCATTCGTTGCCGGTGCAGCGCAGAAGCGGTGCTACCGGATCTGGATGACCTCGCCGCACTCATTGTTCACTAG
- a CDS encoding DUF1073 domain-containing protein, which produces MSTHLQQDGYMDAVLGANSLGAVVSAALVSDSHLYAEGGLPARVVDLPADNAVKGGVTITGDTAGIVQAELERLSVLPLLADAARWSRLRGGGCLVVIAADGGLLRDPLKPDSLDTVEELRAFDIDDVSIDRAYDDPNARNYGQPELYRLRLRGAGTQVLVHESRLIEVPGEPLPAQMRQDNIPWRGRAAATRAFRRIRDYVEATNLAKEILRRKQQAVHKMKGMAAAIVAKQEEAVQKRLTMVDQARGVRNSVAVDAEDDYDIRDTNVGGVNQLLQEFQIALSAETGIPVTLLFGRSPGGQNATGDADFEGYYNLVEQLRSLRMQPALERVIALICAQRSLAGKAPDNWKVQWAPLKQLTEKELADIAKTKAEALKIEAEAVVAITGTSAVSEDDARNYVEQRGLFGLVPKDNTPGTAASYAGGL; this is translated from the coding sequence ATGAGCACCCACCTGCAGCAAGACGGATACATGGATGCGGTGCTGGGCGCCAACAGCCTCGGCGCGGTTGTCTCCGCCGCGCTGGTCAGCGACTCCCATCTGTACGCCGAGGGCGGGCTGCCCGCTCGCGTCGTGGATCTGCCGGCCGACAACGCGGTCAAGGGCGGCGTGACCATCACCGGCGACACTGCTGGCATCGTCCAGGCAGAACTGGAGCGCCTGAGCGTGCTGCCATTGCTCGCCGACGCCGCGCGCTGGTCTCGCCTCAGAGGCGGCGGGTGCCTTGTCGTGATTGCCGCTGACGGCGGATTGCTGCGGGATCCGCTCAAGCCTGACAGCCTGGACACCGTCGAGGAATTGCGCGCCTTCGACATCGACGATGTGTCGATTGATCGGGCCTACGACGACCCGAACGCCCGCAACTACGGGCAGCCGGAGCTGTACCGGCTGCGGCTGCGAGGTGCTGGCACTCAGGTGTTGGTGCACGAGTCGCGGCTCATCGAGGTTCCGGGCGAGCCGCTGCCGGCGCAGATGCGGCAGGACAACATCCCATGGCGGGGCAGGGCGGCAGCCACCCGAGCCTTCCGCCGGATCCGGGACTACGTCGAAGCGACGAACCTGGCAAAGGAGATCCTGCGCCGTAAGCAGCAGGCCGTGCACAAGATGAAGGGGATGGCCGCCGCCATCGTCGCGAAGCAAGAGGAGGCCGTCCAGAAGCGCCTGACGATGGTGGACCAAGCGCGCGGTGTCCGAAACAGCGTCGCTGTTGACGCGGAGGACGATTACGACATTCGTGACACCAACGTCGGCGGCGTGAATCAGCTCCTGCAGGAGTTCCAGATCGCGCTGTCGGCGGAGACCGGCATCCCGGTCACTCTGCTGTTCGGCCGCTCGCCGGGCGGTCAGAACGCCACCGGCGACGCCGACTTCGAGGGCTACTACAACCTGGTCGAGCAGCTGCGCAGCCTGAGGATGCAGCCGGCGCTAGAGCGCGTCATCGCGCTGATCTGCGCGCAGCGATCGCTGGCGGGCAAGGCGCCCGACAACTGGAAGGTCCAGTGGGCGCCGCTGAAGCAGCTCACGGAAAAGGAGTTGGCCGACATCGCGAAGACCAAAGCCGAGGCGCTGAAGATCGAGGCCGAGGCGGTGGTGGCGATCACCGGCACCAGTGCGGTTTCCGAGGATGACGCTCGAAACTACGTGGAACAGCGCGGCCTATTTGGCCTGGTCCCCAAGGACAACACACCGGGGACCGCGGCGAGCTATGCGGGCGGCCTGTGA
- the terL gene encoding phage terminase large subunit → MPELTAQQKLVAAELAREDFYFFSRYTFLRKKGFQWMRARHHAELCAALDRVYRGECKRLVINLPPRYSKTELAVVNWMSWCLGKVPDSEFIHISYAAPLALNNSANTRELVQHEVYGEIFPEVELRKDSSAKGDWRTTKGGVVYATGAEGTVTGFGAGKARPGFGGAIIIDDPHKPGEADSDTVRQGVLDWFNNTLQSRVNSADTPIIVIMQRLHERDLAGWLLGRKPGEPACPGGNGEVWEHVCFEALSEDGEALWPEKHTAADLNRMRESMPYVFSGQYQQQPSPGDGGIIKTAKIETVDALPAGLQCVRGWDLAGTEAKMKRGDWTVGAKLGRSQDGVIYIADVLRERMGPDEVETAIGNTGKADMVLQSIPQDPGQAGKAQVMHLSRKLYGVPATFSLESGDKATRAAGFAAQVNAGNVKMLRAPWNEALLNEFKMFPNGHFDDQVDACSRAFNSLDDELALFMAQAQ, encoded by the coding sequence GTGCCCGAGCTGACGGCTCAGCAGAAGCTGGTTGCGGCCGAGCTGGCGCGTGAGGACTTCTACTTCTTCAGTCGCTACACCTTCCTCCGCAAGAAGGGCTTTCAGTGGATGCGCGCCCGGCACCACGCCGAGCTCTGCGCCGCCCTGGACAGGGTCTATCGCGGCGAGTGCAAGCGGCTGGTGATCAACCTGCCGCCGCGGTACTCCAAGACCGAGCTGGCGGTCGTGAACTGGATGTCCTGGTGCCTGGGCAAGGTGCCGGACTCCGAGTTCATCCATATCAGCTACGCCGCACCGCTGGCACTGAACAACAGCGCCAACACCCGCGAGCTGGTACAGCACGAGGTCTACGGGGAGATCTTCCCCGAGGTCGAGCTGCGCAAGGACAGCAGCGCCAAGGGGGACTGGCGGACAACCAAGGGCGGAGTGGTCTACGCCACCGGTGCCGAGGGCACTGTCACCGGCTTCGGCGCGGGCAAGGCTCGGCCTGGCTTCGGTGGCGCCATCATCATCGATGACCCGCACAAGCCGGGTGAGGCTGACAGCGACACCGTCCGCCAAGGCGTGCTGGACTGGTTCAACAATACCCTGCAGTCGCGAGTGAACAGCGCTGACACGCCGATCATCGTGATCATGCAGCGCTTGCACGAACGCGACCTCGCTGGCTGGCTGCTGGGTCGCAAGCCCGGCGAACCGGCATGCCCAGGCGGCAACGGCGAGGTCTGGGAGCACGTCTGCTTTGAGGCGCTGTCGGAGGACGGAGAGGCGCTGTGGCCTGAGAAGCACACCGCCGCCGACCTCAATCGCATGCGCGAATCGATGCCCTATGTGTTCTCGGGTCAGTACCAACAGCAGCCATCTCCAGGCGACGGCGGGATCATCAAGACCGCCAAGATTGAAACGGTCGATGCGCTTCCCGCTGGCCTGCAGTGCGTGCGCGGGTGGGACTTGGCCGGAACAGAAGCCAAGATGAAGCGAGGTGATTGGACGGTAGGCGCAAAGCTTGGCCGAAGTCAGGACGGTGTCATTTACATCGCTGACGTTCTGCGCGAGCGCATGGGTCCGGACGAAGTGGAGACGGCGATCGGGAATACCGGCAAGGCCGATATGGTCCTCCAGTCCATCCCGCAGGATCCTGGGCAGGCGGGCAAGGCGCAGGTCATGCATCTGAGCCGCAAGCTCTACGGGGTTCCCGCCACCTTCTCGCTTGAGAGCGGGGACAAGGCTACCCGAGCGGCAGGCTTCGCCGCCCAGGTCAACGCCGGCAACGTGAAGATGCTCCGCGCGCCGTGGAACGAGGCGCTGCTCAACGAATTCAAGATGTTCCCCAACGGCCACTTTGACGACCAGGTGGACGCGTGCTCGCGCGCCTTCAACTCCCTGGACGATGAACTGGCCCTCTTCATGGCACAGGCCCAATGA
- a CDS encoding DUF2280 domain-containing protein, with product MKTFIVQQLACFDTPSTVVEAVKNEFGQTVSRQTVESHAPTKHAGRKLAQRWVDLFNSTRERFKAETAEIPIANRAVRLRALNRMAAKAESMKNMALAAQLIEQAAKETGGAYTNRQQIEHSGPNGGPIQSADMTPGQFREEAKKLLQEV from the coding sequence GTGAAGACCTTCATCGTCCAGCAGCTGGCGTGCTTCGACACGCCCAGCACGGTAGTGGAGGCGGTCAAGAACGAGTTCGGCCAGACGGTCAGTCGCCAGACGGTGGAGTCACACGCCCCGACCAAGCACGCTGGCCGGAAGCTGGCGCAGCGTTGGGTTGACCTCTTCAACAGCACCCGAGAGCGCTTCAAGGCCGAGACGGCGGAAATTCCAATCGCGAACCGGGCGGTGCGCCTTCGGGCGCTGAACCGTATGGCGGCCAAGGCCGAAAGCATGAAGAACATGGCCTTGGCGGCCCAGCTGATCGAGCAGGCGGCCAAGGAGACCGGCGGGGCCTACACGAACCGCCAGCAGATTGAACACAGCGGCCCCAACGGCGGGCCGATCCAGAGCGCCGACATGACCCCCGGCCAGTTCCGAGAGGAGGCGAAGAAGCTGCTGCAGGAGGTGTGA
- a CDS encoding putative metallopeptidase, translated as MSRPMPPSGMLDIDLEDLTQQFRPAPEVWAWIEGEVLDEGGNLHNPDHQHLQGADVGVLWASSSFTKQGRAVVGQAELVAFRAGGWQKARMERQMVDWFGRVPDAVITLAADYCAECSDTDFCALVEHELYHLSQETDQYGAPKFHRDGAACLAMRGHDVGEFVGVVRRYGASEEVQRMVDAASRPPEVAKINIARSCGTCLLKAA; from the coding sequence ATGAGTCGCCCAATGCCGCCCTCAGGCATGCTGGACATAGACCTTGAGGACCTGACCCAGCAGTTCAGGCCAGCGCCCGAGGTCTGGGCATGGATAGAGGGGGAGGTCCTGGACGAAGGGGGTAACCTCCACAACCCGGATCACCAGCACCTCCAAGGCGCAGACGTTGGAGTCCTCTGGGCGTCCTCATCGTTCACCAAGCAGGGCAGGGCCGTGGTGGGGCAGGCCGAGCTGGTCGCCTTCCGGGCCGGTGGGTGGCAGAAGGCCCGTATGGAGCGCCAGATGGTCGACTGGTTCGGCCGGGTGCCGGATGCAGTCATCACCCTGGCCGCCGACTACTGCGCCGAGTGCAGCGATACCGACTTCTGCGCGCTGGTCGAGCATGAGCTCTATCACCTGAGCCAGGAGACGGATCAGTACGGTGCCCCGAAGTTCCACAGGGACGGCGCCGCCTGCCTGGCCATGCGAGGGCACGATGTGGGCGAGTTCGTCGGCGTGGTGCGCAGGTATGGAGCCAGCGAGGAGGTCCAGCGGATGGTAGACGCAGCAAGCAGGCCGCCCGAGGTGGCCAAGATCAACATCGCCCGGTCTTGCGGGACCTGCCTCTTGAAGGCGGCATAG
- a CDS encoding glycoside hydrolase family 19 protein — translation MVSIETVAAGMGFSPALALALEQACIRFGINTELRVCHFLSQVAHESGTGRWLKELWGPTPAQSRYEGRRDLGNTQSGDGFRFRGRGAIQLTGRDNYARYSQTIYGDDRAVRNPDLLARLPDAALAAGYFWQRDGINAVADLDDVLAVSRAVNLGNPDSKGLPNGLEDRKAKLKLAKSLYAKVVSR, via the coding sequence ATGGTGAGCATCGAGACGGTCGCCGCCGGCATGGGGTTTTCCCCGGCGCTGGCGCTCGCGCTGGAACAGGCCTGCATCCGCTTCGGCATCAACACCGAGCTGCGGGTCTGCCATTTCCTCTCCCAGGTGGCGCACGAAAGCGGAACCGGCCGCTGGCTTAAGGAACTGTGGGGGCCGACTCCGGCTCAGTCACGCTACGAAGGCCGAAGGGATCTGGGCAACACCCAGAGCGGGGATGGATTTCGCTTTCGCGGGCGCGGCGCCATCCAGCTGACTGGCCGTGACAACTACGCCCGCTACAGCCAGACCATCTACGGCGATGATCGGGCCGTACGCAATCCGGATCTGCTGGCCAGGCTTCCGGACGCGGCGCTGGCCGCGGGCTACTTCTGGCAGCGGGACGGGATCAACGCAGTCGCAGACCTGGACGACGTGCTGGCAGTGAGCCGCGCGGTAAATCTGGGTAATCCCGACAGCAAGGGCCTGCCGAACGGTCTGGAAGACCGAAAGGCCAAACTCAAGCTGGCTAAGTCGCTCTACGCGAAAGTGGTGTCCCGATGA
- a CDS encoding RusA family crossover junction endodeoxyribonuclease, giving the protein MTIVIVVYGSPAPQGSKSFKGLANSGRAILVESSKKVRPWRQDVKLAAEQVRADLGLQVLDEPLLVRMTFTLPKPASAPKTRRVYPSKLPDLSKLVRSTEDALTDSGIWRDDARVVECTAAKRYPGEGHLALDAPGCVIEIKRIDP; this is encoded by the coding sequence ATGACCATCGTGATTGTGGTCTACGGATCGCCGGCGCCCCAAGGCAGTAAGTCGTTCAAGGGGCTGGCCAACTCCGGCCGCGCTATCTTGGTCGAGTCGTCCAAGAAAGTTCGCCCTTGGCGCCAAGACGTGAAGCTTGCGGCGGAGCAGGTGCGCGCTGATCTGGGCCTACAGGTGCTGGACGAGCCGTTGCTCGTGCGGATGACCTTCACCCTGCCCAAGCCTGCGAGTGCGCCGAAGACCCGCCGCGTCTACCCCAGCAAACTGCCGGACTTGTCCAAGCTGGTGCGGTCGACCGAGGACGCGCTGACCGATTCCGGCATCTGGCGCGACGACGCGCGAGTGGTCGAGTGCACCGCGGCGAAGCGCTACCCAGGCGAGGGGCACCTGGCCCTGGACGCGCCGGGCTGCGTCATCGAGATCAAGAGGATCGACCCATGA
- a CDS encoding recombination protein NinB, whose amino-acid sequence MTSIRPEDWKQRGEGMMTPKQQRMLNAICGDLAEGLSWHGQRLTKDDWRHMVAGTMLGWRLMPAIDRGQGAPGMIMLGGSSLKLTRSMACDAITVLVQIGDHPDEQGLRAKPVRWSDTVLLGLGFNPHDFQEVASAA is encoded by the coding sequence GTGACCTCCATTCGACCTGAAGACTGGAAGCAGCGCGGCGAAGGGATGATGACTCCCAAGCAGCAGCGCATGCTCAACGCCATCTGCGGCGACCTGGCCGAGGGCCTGTCCTGGCACGGCCAGCGCCTGACTAAGGACGACTGGCGGCACATGGTCGCCGGCACGATGCTGGGCTGGCGCCTGATGCCAGCTATCGACCGGGGGCAGGGCGCCCCCGGAATGATCATGCTCGGCGGTTCGAGCCTCAAGTTGACCAGGTCGATGGCATGCGACGCCATCACCGTGCTGGTGCAGATCGGGGACCATCCAGACGAGCAGGGGCTGCGTGCCAAGCCTGTCCGCTGGTCGGACACGGTGCTGTTGGGACTCGGGTTCAACCCGCACGATTTTCAGGAGGTTGCTAGTGCAGCTTGA
- a CDS encoding DUF1376 domain-containing protein, which produces MDPLVSPDVDLRGMPFMPLDVSRLRDSELAIMATGDEFRAAVLLWCAAWNQLPAASLPDNDQSLAAYAGFGRDVRGWLAVKSGAMRGFVLCSDGRWYHPVVAEKALEAWAERQEYRAGKSNEAERKKREREWRGLAFDALRGVGVTPPWNIKTGDLRKLLERHELQVSLVDARGNGSKAGGEEGGQDSVDSGVPPVTNNVTRPVTVTGHGRVTAKTGTGTGTGTGISTPDTSLQASEIPEGFTAAGWASVLMRGAGCHTASASHPDLIAAVEVEGVPFQMLVDLVEEGRARAPPPKSLFIWAVAAARGRHAEGAKPVNSSNGSNHGTRRLSPAERTAQLALEGELADAADAAAFPGTGHGYADALGADG; this is translated from the coding sequence ATGGATCCTTTGGTCTCCCCCGACGTGGACCTGCGCGGCATGCCATTCATGCCGCTAGACGTGTCGAGACTGCGCGATAGCGAGCTGGCGATCATGGCGACCGGCGACGAGTTCAGGGCAGCCGTGCTGCTCTGGTGCGCCGCATGGAATCAGTTGCCGGCAGCCAGCCTTCCGGACAACGACCAATCGCTGGCCGCGTATGCCGGCTTCGGGCGGGATGTTCGCGGCTGGCTGGCCGTGAAGTCAGGCGCGATGCGTGGGTTCGTGCTGTGCAGCGATGGCCGCTGGTATCACCCGGTCGTCGCTGAGAAGGCCCTAGAGGCTTGGGCCGAGCGGCAGGAGTACCGCGCCGGCAAGAGCAATGAAGCCGAACGGAAGAAGCGCGAGCGCGAGTGGCGCGGCTTGGCGTTCGACGCCTTGCGCGGTGTGGGTGTAACTCCTCCCTGGAACATCAAGACCGGAGACCTGCGGAAGCTGCTCGAGCGCCACGAACTGCAGGTTTCTCTGGTCGATGCTCGAGGGAATGGGAGCAAGGCTGGGGGCGAGGAGGGCGGTCAAGACTCGGTCGATTCCGGAGTTCCGCCAGTCACAAACAATGTCACACGACCTGTCACGGTGACAGGTCACGGACGTGTCACGGCTAAGACAGGGACAGGGACAGGGACAGGGACAGGGATATCTACTCCAGATACATCACTGCAAGCCTCAGAGATTCCTGAGGGGTTCACCGCTGCGGGTTGGGCCAGCGTGCTGATGCGGGGTGCCGGTTGCCACACTGCCAGTGCCAGCCATCCCGACCTGATCGCAGCCGTGGAGGTCGAGGGCGTGCCGTTCCAGATGCTTGTCGACCTGGTCGAGGAGGGCAGGGCGCGCGCCCCGCCGCCGAAGAGCCTCTTCATCTGGGCCGTCGCCGCCGCGCGAGGCCGACACGCCGAGGGCGCCAAGCCCGTCAACTCGAGCAACGGATCGAACCATGGAACACGTCGCCTCTCACCTGCCGAACGCACCGCGCAGCTTGCCCTCGAAGGTGAACTCGCCGACGCCGCCGACGCCGCCGCCTTCCCAGGCACCGGCCACGGCTATGCGGACGCTTTGGGTGCGGATGGCTGA
- a CDS encoding winged helix-turn-helix domain-containing protein, translating to MNLPARNTDPDTSHEAARHIVDSGARKAQQQRVAAAVRQHPGLTSRELADATGLDRHMVARRLPELEADGVVVHGAPRKCRISDMRCQTWLPVLNDNETPLAA from the coding sequence ATGAATCTTCCCGCACGCAACACCGATCCCGACACCAGCCATGAGGCCGCGCGCCACATCGTGGATTCTGGCGCACGCAAGGCCCAGCAGCAGCGCGTCGCCGCGGCGGTCCGACAGCATCCCGGGCTGACCAGTCGTGAACTGGCCGACGCTACCGGCCTTGATCGCCACATGGTCGCCCGCCGGCTGCCCGAGCTTGAAGCGGACGGCGTCGTTGTCCACGGTGCGCCGCGCAAATGCCGTATCAGTGACATGCGTTGCCAGACCTGGCTGCCGGTGTTGAACGACAACGAGACGCCGCTGGCAGCCTGA
- a CDS encoding phage regulatory CII family protein, whose product MNITDAAHKTVKDSPGGAEALATRLITTNDKGEEKPMSGAVLRNKVNPNNTTHKLGWEEASEIMGLTGDHRMLFALAAEHGYGVHRLELPDEVGCLTSTILETAAVKGQFAELLHECLKDKLITENEFSGLQTAAAAVQSALIVLMSRLREAKGQGQVL is encoded by the coding sequence ATGAACATCACCGACGCTGCGCATAAGACTGTAAAGGACTCACCCGGCGGCGCCGAAGCGCTGGCAACGCGTTTGATCACTACCAACGACAAGGGCGAAGAGAAGCCCATGTCGGGGGCGGTCCTTCGTAACAAGGTCAACCCGAACAACACCACGCACAAGCTGGGCTGGGAAGAAGCCAGCGAGATCATGGGGCTGACCGGTGACCACCGGATGTTGTTCGCGCTGGCGGCCGAGCACGGCTACGGCGTCCACCGCCTGGAGCTTCCGGACGAGGTCGGCTGCTTGACCAGCACCATTCTCGAGACTGCTGCGGTCAAGGGGCAGTTCGCTGAGCTGCTGCACGAATGCCTGAAGGACAAGCTGATTACCGAGAACGAGTTCTCTGGCCTGCAGACAGCTGCGGCAGCAGTGCAGTCGGCCCTGATAGTACTGATGTCCCGCCTGCGCGAGGCCAAGGGCCAGGGGCAGGTGCTTTGA